The following are encoded in a window of Caldicellulosiruptor danielii genomic DNA:
- a CDS encoding bifunctional folylpolyglutamate synthase/dihydrofolate synthase, which produces MNYNEALEFIDSTRKFGIRLGIDNMKRLLHLMNNPQNSLKVIHVAGTNGKGSTCAFINQMLIEAGFKVGLYTSPYLQCLNEMIKINNKPISNDEFVTIISDIKNIIETQFKDVLDRPTEFEIMTALAFEFFKREKVDFAVVEVGMGGRLDATNVIMSPELCIITSVGFDHMNFLGDSIEKIAFEKAGIIKPGSTVVVGIQKYKNVYDIIQNVSKEKGAKLVKVESNYNIISNTIDRVIFDCYTSEGIYKNLEISLLGTHQVENALNCVYTFEYMQERYGIRVEALVKGLMNTKWRGRFEVVSKQPLIILDSAHNADGMDILKKSCNEYLKEKDVWIVLGILKDKEYEKMLYIVSEITNNIIFTLVPHSKRAFSAEEARKIAKRFNLDYVEDYRNAIEKGLSKLSKNSALLISGSIYLVGPARTYIVRKIGSLNNSFLKGNEYKYE; this is translated from the coding sequence ATGAATTATAATGAAGCACTTGAGTTTATCGACAGCACGAGAAAATTTGGTATAAGATTAGGTATTGATAATATGAAAAGGTTACTTCATCTTATGAATAATCCTCAAAATTCTTTGAAGGTTATTCATGTTGCGGGAACAAATGGGAAAGGATCAACTTGTGCATTTATAAATCAGATGTTAATAGAAGCTGGTTTTAAGGTGGGGTTATATACCTCACCTTATTTACAATGTTTAAATGAAATGATTAAGATTAATAACAAACCTATATCAAACGATGAATTTGTAACCATTATTTCAGATATAAAAAATATTATTGAAACTCAATTTAAAGATGTTTTAGATCGACCAACTGAATTTGAAATTATGACAGCATTAGCATTTGAATTCTTTAAAAGAGAAAAAGTGGATTTTGCTGTAGTTGAAGTTGGTATGGGTGGTAGGTTAGATGCAACGAACGTAATAATGTCACCAGAACTTTGTATTATTACCTCTGTAGGATTTGATCATATGAATTTTCTTGGGGATAGTATCGAAAAAATTGCTTTTGAAAAGGCTGGAATAATCAAACCCGGTTCTACTGTTGTAGTAGGTATTCAGAAATATAAAAATGTTTATGATATTATTCAAAATGTTTCTAAAGAAAAAGGTGCTAAGTTGGTAAAAGTTGAAAGTAATTATAATATTATTTCTAACACAATAGACCGAGTAATATTTGATTGTTACACATCAGAAGGTATATATAAGAACCTTGAAATAAGTTTGTTAGGAACTCATCAAGTGGAAAATGCACTTAATTGCGTATATACTTTTGAATATATGCAAGAGCGTTACGGTATAAGAGTTGAAGCTCTTGTTAAAGGACTCATGAATACCAAGTGGCGTGGGAGATTTGAAGTAGTTTCGAAACAACCACTGATAATTTTGGATAGTGCACATAACGCAGATGGAATGGACATTTTGAAAAAAAGCTGTAACGAATATTTAAAAGAAAAAGATGTTTGGATTGTTTTAGGTATTCTTAAAGATAAAGAGTATGAGAAGATGCTTTATATTGTATCTGAAATAACTAATAATATAATATTTACGCTTGTTCCTCACTCAAAGAGGGCTTTTTCTGCCGAAGAAGCCAGAAAAATTGCAAAGAGGTTTAATTTAGATTATGTTGAAGATTATAGAAATGCTATTGAAAAAGGACTTTCAAAATTAAGTAAAAACTCTGCTTTACTTATTAGTGGTTCCATTTATCTAGTTGGGCCAGCAAGGACTTATATTGTACGAAAGATTGGTTCGCTTAATAATAGTTTCTTGAAAGGAAATGAATATAAATATGAATAA
- a CDS encoding desulfoferrodoxin, producing MIKRGNVYKCEICGNIIEVLYAGGGQIVCCGQPMTLLEANTVDASLEKHVPVIEKTEEGILVKVGEVAHPMEEKHYIMWIELIADNKVYRKYLKPGDEPKALFEVSAENVVAYEYCNLHGLWKKE from the coding sequence ATGATTAAAAGAGGAAATGTATACAAATGTGAAATCTGTGGAAACATAATAGAGGTTTTGTATGCGGGTGGAGGCCAGATTGTATGCTGTGGACAACCTATGACACTGCTTGAAGCTAACACAGTTGATGCAAGTTTAGAAAAGCATGTCCCTGTTATCGAAAAGACAGAAGAAGGCATCTTGGTCAAAGTAGGTGAAGTTGCTCATCCAATGGAAGAAAAACACTATATCATGTGGATAGAGCTCATTGCCGACAATAAAGTCTATAGAAAATATTTAAAACCAGGCGATGAACCAAAAGCATTGTTTGAAGTTTCGGCTGAGAATGTAGTAGCGTATGAATACTGCAATTTACACGGATTGTGGAAAAAAGAATAA
- a CDS encoding valine--tRNA ligase encodes MHKVQKVYNPKEVEDRLYKMWLNKKYFHAKIDYSKKPFTIVIPPPNITGQLHMGHALNNTIQDILIRFKRMQGYCTLWLPGTDHASIATEAKIVEKMKEEGLTKEMIGREKFLERAWEWKRVYGGRIIEQLKKLGASCDWDRERFTMDEGLSNAVKEVFVRLYEKGLIYKGERMINWCPTCHTTISDAEVEYEEKQGKLYYIKYPAKDNSYHVVVATTRPETMLGDTAVAVNPNDRRYKHLIGKTVVLPLVNREIPIIADDYVDMEFGTGVVKITPAHDPNDFEIGQRHNLPMVQVIDTKGYMNENAGKYAGQEMYEARKNIVKDLKELGLLVKEKDYTHNVGHCYRCSTVIEPLVSKQWFVKMKPLAEPAIRVVKEGKIKFIPERFEKIYFNWMENIKDWCISRQLWWGHRIPAYYCRDCENMMVSREEVKVCSKCGSSNVYQDEDTLDTWFSSALWPFSTLGWPEETEDLKYFYPTDVLVTAYDIIFFWVARMIFSGLEHMGKEPFKYVLIHGIVRDAQGRKMSKSLGNGIDPLEVIEKYGADALRFTLVTGISPGNDTRFHMEKVEANRNFANKIWNAARFVLMNLDIDTSFKPDERKFTFTERWILSRLDTLIREVTENLEKFEIGIAAQKLYDFIWDEFCDWYIEMSKPILYNKEAENNKEIQYVLLTVLTNVLKLLHPFMPFVTEEIYLNLPHDEESLVISKWPEAKCYYSADDIRVVENLIELIKSIRNMKTERNVSPKIKPNIYIQTNDKLMLEQKYLWEVYVKRLAGVEKIILSEKVPEESVSIVLSWGVCYIKLKDIIDIEKELKRLTEEKEKLIKEVERSEKLLGNENFVKKAPQKVVDEEKEKYRKYIQILKSVEEQIDRLLKLKRDEIRDEL; translated from the coding sequence ATGCATAAGGTGCAAAAGGTATACAATCCAAAAGAGGTAGAAGACAGGCTTTACAAAATGTGGCTTAATAAAAAGTATTTCCATGCAAAGATTGATTATTCAAAAAAACCTTTTACGATTGTTATTCCGCCTCCGAATATAACTGGGCAACTACATATGGGGCATGCACTGAACAATACCATCCAAGATATTCTTATTAGGTTTAAAAGAATGCAGGGATATTGTACTCTTTGGCTCCCTGGTACTGACCATGCAAGTATTGCAACAGAAGCAAAGATTGTTGAGAAGATGAAAGAAGAAGGCTTGACAAAAGAGATGATAGGACGAGAAAAATTTTTAGAGCGTGCCTGGGAGTGGAAAAGAGTATACGGTGGCAGGATTATTGAACAGCTTAAAAAACTTGGTGCATCTTGCGATTGGGACAGAGAAAGGTTCACAATGGACGAAGGACTTTCAAATGCTGTAAAAGAAGTCTTTGTGAGACTATATGAAAAAGGACTCATATATAAAGGCGAGAGGATGATAAATTGGTGTCCCACTTGTCATACCACCATTTCTGATGCTGAAGTTGAGTATGAAGAGAAACAAGGCAAGCTCTATTATATAAAGTATCCTGCAAAGGATAATTCATATCACGTAGTTGTCGCTACAACAAGACCTGAAACAATGCTTGGTGATACTGCTGTTGCTGTAAATCCAAATGACCGAAGATACAAACATTTGATTGGGAAGACAGTGGTGCTTCCACTTGTGAATAGAGAAATACCAATAATTGCAGACGATTATGTAGATATGGAATTTGGAACAGGTGTTGTAAAGATAACACCTGCTCATGACCCGAACGACTTTGAGATTGGGCAAAGGCACAACCTTCCAATGGTTCAGGTGATAGACACAAAAGGGTATATGAACGAAAATGCAGGAAAATATGCAGGACAGGAGATGTATGAGGCAAGAAAGAATATTGTAAAAGACTTAAAAGAACTTGGTCTTCTTGTAAAAGAAAAAGACTATACACACAATGTGGGACATTGTTATAGGTGTTCAACCGTAATAGAACCACTTGTTTCAAAACAATGGTTTGTCAAGATGAAACCTTTAGCAGAGCCTGCTATAAGAGTTGTGAAGGAAGGAAAGATTAAATTTATACCCGAAAGATTTGAAAAGATATACTTTAACTGGATGGAAAACATAAAAGACTGGTGTATATCAAGACAGCTGTGGTGGGGTCACAGAATTCCTGCTTATTACTGCCGTGACTGTGAAAACATGATGGTAAGCAGAGAAGAAGTAAAGGTATGTTCAAAGTGTGGTTCTTCCAATGTATACCAGGATGAAGACACACTTGATACATGGTTTTCGTCTGCTCTGTGGCCATTTTCTACACTTGGCTGGCCTGAGGAAACAGAAGATTTGAAGTACTTCTACCCAACAGATGTTTTAGTAACTGCATATGATATCATTTTCTTCTGGGTTGCAAGGATGATTTTTTCTGGTTTAGAGCACATGGGGAAAGAACCTTTCAAGTATGTTTTGATACACGGTATTGTAAGAGATGCTCAGGGGAGAAAAATGAGCAAATCCTTGGGCAACGGGATTGACCCGCTTGAGGTAATAGAAAAGTACGGTGCTGATGCCCTTAGATTTACCCTTGTCACTGGTATATCACCTGGCAATGACACAAGATTTCATATGGAAAAGGTTGAAGCTAATAGAAACTTTGCAAACAAGATTTGGAATGCTGCAAGGTTTGTGCTAATGAACCTTGACATTGATACAAGTTTTAAACCTGATGAAAGAAAGTTTACATTTACCGAAAGATGGATTTTGTCGCGGCTTGATACGCTCATCAGAGAAGTTACAGAAAACCTTGAAAAGTTCGAGATTGGAATTGCTGCTCAAAAGTTATACGACTTTATATGGGATGAATTTTGTGATTGGTATATTGAAATGTCAAAACCAATACTTTACAATAAAGAAGCCGAGAACAATAAAGAAATTCAGTATGTGCTGTTGACAGTATTAACAAATGTTCTGAAACTATTGCATCCATTTATGCCATTTGTAACAGAGGAAATATATTTAAATTTGCCACATGATGAAGAGAGTTTAGTGATTTCTAAATGGCCAGAAGCGAAGTGTTACTATTCAGCTGACGATATAAGAGTTGTCGAAAATTTAATTGAATTAATAAAGAGTATTAGAAATATGAAAACAGAGAGAAATGTTTCACCGAAAATAAAACCTAACATTTATATCCAGACTAATGATAAATTGATGTTAGAACAAAAATACTTGTGGGAAGTATATGTGAAGAGGCTTGCAGGTGTTGAAAAAATCATTCTTTCAGAAAAAGTTCCTGAGGAGAGTGTTTCGATTGTTCTTTCATGGGGTGTTTGTTATATTAAATTGAAAGATATAATTGACATAGAAAAAGAACTAAAAAGGTTAACTGAGGAAAAAGAAAAATTAATAAAAGAAGTGGAACGTTCAGAAAAACTACTGGGGAATGAAAACTTTGTAAAGAAAGCTCCACAGAAAGTTGTTGACGAAGAAAAAGAAAAATATAGGAAATATATTCAAATTTTAAAATCTGTAGAAGAACAGATAGATAGATTATTAAAATTAAAGAGAGATGAGATTCGAGATGAATTATAA